The following are encoded together in the Fodinibius salinus genome:
- a CDS encoding DUF819 domain-containing protein — protein sequence MFNILAAPVFTNDAVVLGILLLILAAIFITSNSDNPKWQKFYTFVPSLLLCYFIPSIFNSLGVISGEESNLYFVASRYLLPASLVLLTLSIDFKGIIGLGPKAIIMFLAGTVGITIGGPLALLTVSYFAPEMTGGAGPEALWRGLSTVAGSWIGGGANQTAMYEVFNPSDDLFSAMVTVDIIVANIWLGFLLYGAGISEKIDNWFNADASPITELRKKIEDYKASIAKIPTLADITTIVAVAFVVTAIGHLGADFMAPWIGENFPYLSNLSLDSRFFWIIVIATTGGLALSFTPARKLEGAGASKFGSLFLYVLVATIGMKMNVLAIFENPGFFLIGLLWIIIHVTILFVVAKIINAPFFFVAVGSQANVGGAASAPIVASAFHPALAPVGVLLAVMGYALGTYAAYLCAIMMKFVG from the coding sequence ATGTTTAATATTCTTGCAGCTCCGGTCTTTACCAACGATGCCGTCGTCTTGGGAATTTTGCTTCTTATCCTGGCAGCTATCTTTATCACCTCAAACAGTGATAATCCCAAGTGGCAAAAATTTTATACCTTTGTTCCTTCTCTGTTACTCTGTTATTTCATTCCCTCTATCTTTAATTCACTGGGAGTAATATCGGGTGAAGAATCGAACTTATATTTCGTAGCTTCTCGCTATCTGTTGCCGGCCAGCCTTGTTCTGCTTACGCTCAGTATCGATTTCAAAGGCATTATCGGCCTTGGGCCTAAAGCTATCATCATGTTTTTAGCTGGAACAGTTGGTATCACAATTGGCGGTCCACTGGCACTACTTACCGTTAGCTACTTTGCACCCGAAATGACCGGCGGTGCTGGTCCGGAAGCTCTGTGGCGTGGGCTTTCAACCGTAGCCGGCAGCTGGATTGGCGGTGGCGCCAACCAAACAGCCATGTACGAAGTGTTCAATCCCAGTGATGATCTGTTCTCGGCAATGGTTACGGTAGATATCATTGTAGCTAATATTTGGTTGGGCTTTCTACTGTATGGCGCAGGCATTTCCGAAAAAATTGACAACTGGTTTAACGCCGATGCTTCGCCTATCACTGAGCTCCGCAAAAAGATTGAGGATTATAAAGCGAGCATTGCCAAAATTCCAACCCTTGCCGATATTACCACTATTGTAGCTGTTGCCTTTGTGGTTACGGCTATCGGACATTTGGGTGCTGACTTTATGGCTCCGTGGATTGGCGAAAACTTTCCCTACTTAAGTAATCTGAGCCTCGATTCTAGGTTTTTCTGGATTATCGTTATTGCCACTACCGGTGGACTTGCGCTTTCCTTCACGCCTGCACGTAAGCTCGAAGGAGCAGGTGCCTCAAAATTCGGCAGTCTCTTTCTGTACGTGCTTGTAGCTACTATTGGAATGAAGATGAATGTACTGGCCATTTTTGAAAATCCGGGTTTCTTCTTAATCGGACTGCTCTGGATTATCATTCACGTGACTATTCTTTTTGTGGTAGCTAAAATAATCAACGCTCCATTCTTCTTTGTAGCAGTGGGTAGTCAGGCTAATGTGGGAGGCGCAGCTTCGGCCCCTATTGTGGCCTCGGCTTTTCATCCTGCGTTAGCTCCAGTAGGTGTGCTGTTGGCCGTGATGGGCTATGCCCTCGGTACATATGCAGCCTATCTCTGTGCCATAATGATGAAGTTTGTAGGTTAA
- a CDS encoding 4-hydroxy-tetrahydrodipicolinate reductase — MKKYLAMNIAVIGTGKTGGKVLEVLDDDQIIGPFDSSNKPTVEALAKADAAILFVPGAAADELINTLMEAGIPAAWGTTGYEWPDDLDEQLKKKDLTWLQASNFSLGMNIVRRCLGVIGQSSSVLDNPSFHIHEIHHTDKQDAPSGTAISWEQWLGEEAQITSERKGDIKGIHQLNVQTETESIELKHQAHDRKIFAQGAIWATEQLVNRDIAPGFYSLSTIFDNIMQQQL; from the coding sequence ATGAAAAAGTATTTGGCTATGAATATTGCCGTTATCGGCACCGGTAAAACCGGCGGTAAAGTCCTCGAGGTTTTAGATGATGATCAAATTATAGGTCCATTTGATTCTTCTAATAAACCTACTGTTGAAGCATTAGCTAAGGCAGATGCGGCTATTCTTTTTGTACCGGGTGCTGCGGCGGATGAATTAATTAATACACTTATGGAAGCCGGGATTCCAGCGGCATGGGGCACAACAGGTTATGAATGGCCGGATGATTTGGATGAACAGCTCAAGAAAAAAGATTTAACCTGGCTGCAAGCCTCAAACTTTAGTCTGGGGATGAATATTGTGCGCCGCTGTCTGGGGGTTATTGGACAGAGCTCATCGGTATTGGATAATCCCTCTTTTCATATTCACGAAATTCATCATACGGATAAGCAGGATGCGCCCAGTGGAACAGCTATTTCCTGGGAGCAATGGCTGGGGGAAGAAGCCCAAATCACCTCTGAGCGTAAAGGTGATATCAAAGGAATTCATCAGCTTAACGTGCAAACTGAGACTGAATCTATTGAATTAAAGCACCAAGCACACGATCGCAAAATTTTTGCTCAAGGTGCTATCTGGGCAACCGAACAGCTGGTTAATCGCGATATAGCTCCCGGCTTTTACAGCCTTTCAACTATATTTGATAATATAATGCAACAACAGTTATGA
- the dapA gene encoding 4-hydroxy-tetrahydrodipicolinate synthase, with the protein MSLTDTQLYTALVTPMKENGDLHLDDLASLIHRQDEAGNGVLVLGSTGEGLAQSLEHKKQVVKTASSLNIDVPIMVGVGGFNLRNQIEWIEYCHQFDVDSFLLVTPLYAKPGAKGQVQWFKSLLDTADRPCMLYNVPSRTGISMSPLVLKELADHPNFHAVKEASGSIDDYQQYRKAAKDIAFYSGDDALLPFFAMAGCHGLVSVAANVWPHATHEYVSRSLDGRGPELLPLWQECTDALFKGPNPVPAKVLLHEKEEIEHSTLHPPLTEDDVEDISLLKNADNMIEQWYSEIE; encoded by the coding sequence ATGAGTTTAACAGATACGCAACTATATACGGCACTCGTAACCCCCATGAAAGAAAATGGGGATTTGCATCTTGATGACTTGGCATCGCTTATTCACCGGCAGGATGAGGCTGGGAATGGCGTGCTTGTGCTGGGCAGTACGGGCGAAGGATTGGCCCAGAGTCTAGAACATAAAAAGCAGGTAGTAAAAACAGCATCGAGTTTAAATATAGATGTGCCCATTATGGTGGGTGTAGGTGGCTTTAACTTGCGTAATCAGATCGAATGGATTGAATATTGCCACCAGTTTGATGTGGATTCATTTCTACTGGTGACGCCGCTCTATGCCAAGCCGGGTGCTAAAGGACAGGTACAGTGGTTTAAGTCACTACTTGATACTGCCGACCGGCCGTGCATGCTGTATAATGTGCCGTCGCGGACCGGCATTTCAATGAGTCCGCTGGTACTTAAAGAGTTAGCTGATCATCCTAATTTTCATGCTGTCAAAGAGGCCAGTGGCAGTATCGATGATTATCAGCAGTATCGTAAAGCAGCAAAAGATATTGCTTTTTACAGCGGTGATGACGCACTACTTCCCTTTTTTGCTATGGCTGGTTGCCACGGACTTGTTTCGGTGGCAGCAAATGTATGGCCCCATGCCACGCATGAATATGTGAGCCGGTCTCTTGATGGACGAGGTCCCGAATTGTTGCCGCTATGGCAGGAGTGTACGGATGCATTGTTCAAAGGACCAAACCCCGTGCCGGCGAAAGTATTGTTGCACGAAAAGGAAGAGATTGAACACTCGACCTTACACCCGCCGCTCACTGAAGATGATGTAGAAGATATAAGCCTGCTGAAAAATGCAGATAATATGATTGAGCAGTGGTATAGTGAAATAGAGTAG
- a CDS encoding 2,3,4,5-tetrahydropyridine-2,6-dicarboxylate N-succinyltransferase — MSNNWEDILDQLETGEIRAAEPKGDGWEANREVKEAILESFSAGENTEYSGIYEGFVDKHNLPPQKFKSEQNVRLVPGGSSVRRGAYVASGVILMPPAYVNVGGYVDEGAMIDSHALVGSCAQVGKNVHLSAGVQLGGVLEPVGLRPVVIEDDCFIGAGSVIVEGILVKEGAVIAPGVTLSKSIPVYDCVNEEVLGKGADIPERAVVVPGTRPMSGEWAQEQGLNVACPLIVKYRDADSDASLELEDALR; from the coding sequence ATGAGTAATAACTGGGAAGACATTTTAGATCAATTGGAAACTGGAGAAATACGTGCTGCCGAACCGAAAGGAGATGGCTGGGAGGCAAACCGAGAAGTTAAGGAGGCTATCTTGGAATCTTTCAGTGCGGGAGAAAATACTGAATATTCGGGTATCTACGAGGGGTTTGTTGACAAACATAATCTGCCGCCTCAGAAGTTTAAATCGGAACAGAATGTACGCTTGGTTCCCGGCGGATCATCGGTGCGGCGCGGAGCCTATGTGGCTTCCGGAGTTATCCTTATGCCTCCGGCTTACGTTAATGTAGGCGGCTATGTGGATGAGGGGGCTATGATTGACAGTCATGCTTTGGTAGGATCATGTGCGCAGGTTGGTAAAAATGTGCATCTTTCTGCCGGCGTTCAGCTGGGTGGTGTGTTAGAACCGGTGGGATTACGTCCTGTAGTAATTGAAGATGATTGCTTTATTGGCGCAGGTTCGGTAATCGTAGAGGGAATTCTCGTTAAAGAAGGCGCCGTGATTGCTCCCGGTGTTACACTTTCAAAATCAATACCTGTGTATGACTGCGTAAATGAAGAAGTGCTTGGTAAAGGGGCCGACATCCCGGAGCGAGCAGTGGTCGTACCGGGGACGCGTCCCATGAGTGGCGAGTGGGCACAGGAGCAGGGACTCAATGTTGCATGTCCGCTTATCGTAAAATATCGTGATGCCGACAGTGATGCTTCTCTTGAGCTGGAAGATGCTCTCCGGTAA
- the msrA gene encoding peptide-methionine (S)-S-oxide reductase MsrA: protein MMKSITKFLSVFLGLLFIVSCAAKEAPQNKQGEKTEPDLTEEQLAKLETAYFASGCFWCTEAVFERVKGVKEVVSGYAGGDKPNPSYKEVASGSTEYAESVRVRYDSDVVSYRQLVKVFYGSHDPTQLNRQGPDVGKQYRSVIFYQNDEELAIAKEIKKKLEEAGKYKDPIVTKFTKYDQFYEAEDYHQGYYDAHPNDSYIVNVSKPKVEKFIKNFKHLLKEQYKD from the coding sequence ATGATGAAATCCATAACAAAGTTTTTAAGTGTATTTTTGGGCCTGTTATTTATTGTCAGCTGTGCAGCGAAAGAGGCACCGCAGAACAAACAGGGAGAAAAAACTGAGCCCGATCTCACCGAAGAGCAGCTGGCTAAACTCGAAACGGCTTATTTTGCAAGTGGATGTTTTTGGTGCACGGAAGCTGTCTTTGAGCGGGTGAAAGGTGTTAAGGAAGTGGTGTCCGGTTATGCGGGTGGCGATAAACCGAATCCCAGTTACAAAGAAGTGGCTTCCGGCTCTACGGAATATGCCGAAAGTGTTCGCGTGCGATACGATTCTGATGTAGTGAGTTATCGGCAGTTGGTGAAGGTATTTTATGGATCACATGATCCCACGCAGCTTAACCGACAGGGACCGGATGTGGGGAAACAATACCGGTCGGTTATTTTTTATCAGAATGATGAAGAACTAGCTATTGCCAAAGAGATTAAGAAGAAACTGGAAGAGGCCGGCAAGTATAAGGATCCGATTGTAACTAAGTTTACAAAATACGATCAATTTTACGAGGCTGAAGATTACCACCAGGGATATTATGATGCGCACCCCAATGATTCATACATCGTAAATGTATCGAAGCCAAAAGTAGAGAAGTTTATAAAGAACTTTAAACATCTGCTAAAAGAGCAGTACAAAGATTAG